In the genome of Candidatus Rhabdochlamydia sp. T3358, the window GGTAGCTGTAGCCAAAGATTTTGGTACAGCTACCTTGCTTACCGTGCGTGATACTTTCAAAAGTCCGATTTATGTAGGTCTCTATACCATTTTTGTGCTAGCAGCTTGTTTTCACGCTTTTAATGGCTTTTGGACTTTTCTGATCACCTGGGGATGGGTCTTAAAAATGGCTGCACAGAGATTTTGGGTATGTGTTGCTGTTAGTATGATGGCTGTTGTTGCCTTTTTGGGATTAGCTGCGGTGTGGGGAACGTACTGGTTTAATTTAACATCTTAAAAGATATGTCGAAGCGAAAAATGGGAAAAGAAGTCATTGTTGTTGGAGGGGGACTAGCTGGTTTATCTGCTGCTATGAAACTAGCAGAAAAAGGCTGTCATGTCAAAATTGTCTCGGTGACAAAAGTAAAACGCTCACATTCTGTTTGTGCACAAGGTGGAATTAATGCGGCGATGAATTTAAAAAATGAAGAGGATTCTCCTTTCATTCACGCCTACGATACGATTAAGGGGGGAGACTTTTTAGCTGATCAACCGCCTGTTTTAGAGATGTGTTTAGCGGCGCCTGGTATTATTCGCATGATGGAGCGTTTTGGATGTCCGTTTAATCGAACCTTAGAAGGGAATCTCGATTTTAGACGCTTTGGTGGGACCCTATATCATCGAACAGCTTTTTGCGGAGCTTCTACAGGTCAACAACTGCTTTATGCTTTAGATGAGCAGGTGCGTCGCTATGAAGTACAAGGCAGAATAGAAAAATTCGAGACTCACGAGTTCATGCGCCTTGTTCTTGATAATGAAGGCAGAGCACGAGGCATTGTGCTAATGGACTTATTTAACTTAGAGCTGAGCGTATTAAAAGCAGATGCGGTGGTCTTTGGCACAGGAGGACCGGGATTAATTTTTAAGAAGTCCACAAACTCTACTTTTTGCAGCGGAGCTGCTAATGGCAGGTTATTCAAGCAGGGAATGTATTATGCAAATGGGGAATTTATTCAAATTCACCCTACTGCGATCCCTGCGGAAGATAAAATGCGTTTGATTTCAGAGTCTTCTCGTGGAGAAGGAGGCAGAATTTGGGTTTGGGGAGATAGCTCTAAAACAATTGCTAATGCAGAGGGTAAAACCCTTCCTTGTGGCGAAACGGGAAAACCTTGGTATTTTTTAGAAGAGCTCTATCCTGCTTTTGGGAACTTAGTTCCTCGTGATATTGGAGCAAGAGAGATCTTGCGTGTTTGTGAAATGGGTTTAGGGATTGATCAAAAAATGCAGGTCTATTTAGATGTGTCGCATCTTTCAGAAAAAATCCAACATAAAATTGCTTCTGTTTTAGATATCTATGAAAAGTTTACCGGAGATGATCCGCACAAAGTGCCGATGCGCATTTTCCCTGCAGTGCATTATTCGATGGGAGGAGCATGGGTGGATTGGCCAGCTGCTGATGATCCCGATCGACTGCAGAGGTTTAGACAAATGACGAACATCCCTGGTTGTTTCAATGTAGGGGAATCAGAATTCCAATATCACGGTGCCAATCGTCTGGGTGCTAATTCTCTACTCTCTTGCATTTTTTCTGGACTAGTAGCTGGGATAGAAGTACCTCGTTATTTGGACACGCTAGAGCATAGCTATGGAAACATACCCACCACTATTTTTTCACAAGCCCTGCAAGAAGAAGAAGCTTTTAAACAAGATCTCATGCAGCGCAATGGACCTGAGAATGTCCATCAATTGCATGAGGAGTTATCGGATGTATTGATTAAATACGTTACGGTCAAGCGCAATAATGAAGATCTGACAAAAGCAATAGAGGCTATCAAAGAGATTCGTAAGCGTTATCAAAATATCTGTTTAGATGATAAGGGAACCTGTTTGAATCAAACTTATGTATTTGCCAATCAATTTTCTTATATGTTAGAGATTGCTTTAGTGATTACAAAAGGAGCTCTTTTACGCGATGAGTTTAGAGGAGCCCATTACAAACCTGAATTTCCTCATCGAGATGATGAGAATTGGTTAAAAACGACGATAGCTGCCTATCAAGATATAGAGCCAGAAATCAGCTATAGACCGGTTGATTTGCGCTATTTAAAACCGATAGGGCGTGATTACAGCAAAGCTAAAAAAGTCATTCCTGAGTTTGAGAATGTCCCTACAAACATCGTATTGCCTTTGTGAGAGATCATGGAAAAAACATTCACTTTAAAAGTGTATCGTGGGATTGCTGATCAGCAATACTGGGAAGAATTTGAATTAGAATTGAAGCCTTTTTTTAATATCACCTCAGCGTTAATGCAGATACAAAAGTGTCCTATTAATAAAAAAGGAGAAAAGGTTACGCCGATTGCTTGGGAACAGGGATGCTTAGAAGAGGTATGCGGTTCTTGTTCTATGTTAATCAATGGTCGTCCTCGTCAAGGGTGCACAGCTCTTGCTCACCAATTATTACAAGCAACAGGCAGCTCTTGCATTACAGTGGCTCCTTTAACAAAATTTCCTCTCATGAAAGATCTAGTCGTAGATCGTACAAGTATGTTTGAAAACTTAAAAAAAGTACGTGCTTGGATAGACGTAGATGATGCTTTAGATCGAGGCTTTGGGCCTAAAATCAGCCCTGAATTACAAGAGGCTATGTATGTTTTATCTACTTGTATGACTTGTGGTTGTTGCACAGAAGCGTGTCCTCAAGTCAATCCTAACTCGCAATTCATGGGACCAGCCCCCATATCTCAAGCGCGTCTTTTTAATGCGCACCCTGTTGGGAAATTAGCAAAAGCAGATAGGCTTCGGCCTCTAATGGATGAATCAGGTATCAGCGGTTGTGGAAATGCACAAAATTGCGTAAGAGTCTGTCCCAAAAATATACCCTTAACAGAATCCATTTCTGTCATTGGCAGAGAGGTGAGCAAACAAGCCTTAAGAGACATGGTAGGTCTGCCCGATGTATAATTTAACTTTTTTTTAAATAAGATCTACGATTATAATCCCTTTCAAAGTTTCTCCGCTGTTGGGGATACCCGAGCAACTGAAAAGCGCATTAACGATAAGTAAATATTTAAGGGATCATGACGCTAAACAACTTCTATAAGTTTTTTAGGAAGCGATCCCACCTATTGAGAACAAGGTTATTGTAGCCATTGCCCGAACCCCAAACGGCGGTTTTTTTCTTCTTTTAGCCCTGCGTCTTTTCTATGACGGAACTTAATGATCCATAGCATTTAAGACTTCATTTACTTTGCTAAACTAACAAAATAATTAATGCATTGCATTTGGACTAGAGCTTTAGCTTTTCCGCTTTTTTTTAGTCCTGAGCTGCTCTTGCAATCGATTTTTAAGACTTCTTATAGGTTTTTTTTACTTTTTGTTAAAATAGTTATTTGTTATACTGCAATATCTTTTAAACAGTTTATATCTAAACTTTGGAGTTTTTTATGACAGTATCATTAGGAAAATCAGGACAGATGAACCTATCTTGAATTAAATTTATTGTTTTAAAGATACTTGCCGACTTAAGAAATTCATCCAATAGCCAAGTAGTCCAAACATTAATAGACCATTCCAATATACTGCCTTTCTTTCCCAGCGCACTGTAAGGCGACGAAAGCCTGTCTTTAACCAAGAAATCGTTCTCTCAACGACCCAACGTTGCTTTTCAAGGTAGCAAATACCTTTTATCTTATATCCCTTGGTGTTTCTTTTCCGTGCTATCAGAGGAAAAACCTTATAGGAAAGGACATCGATACGTGTTTGCTCTGAGTCATAACCTTTATCTGCTTCAAGTATGGGTGCTTTTCCCTGATTCCATACTTTTTTAATGAAGGGAACAACTTTACTAAGCAGAGGAATCACTTGTTCTTTCTCATCTCTGGATGCTGATGTAGAAGTAATTGCAAGAGGCCTTCCTGATTTTTCCACCAGTAAATGCGATGTCACGCCTTTACCTTTGTACCCATAATCAACAAGCTCTCCTCCTCCGCGTCCTCTGGAAAAAAAAACCATCTACTGAGAGTCTCTGGGCATCAATACATCCTAGCTGTTCTGCAATCTTAAGAAGCTCTTCTAAAAATTGATCTAAAAACCCAGCGGATTGCATTCTTCCAAGCCACGCATGTGCTGTTGAAGGATGAGAAAATTCCTTGTTTCCAGGTGCATCTTTCCAAGGAGCTCCTGTACGGAGCACCCAGAAAATAGTATTCACTACAGGTCTCCAAGGCGCTAATTTTCTTCCATAATGATTGCGATTTACCCATTTTTCCATTTGGGGTTCGAGTATTTTAAACTGTTCTTCATTTAATCCTTGCTTGCTCATGTCATCTGTCTTTGGTTAAAAAATAAAAAGATCATGCATCATAGCGAAAATTAATATTCAATTCAAGATAGGTTCATGGTAAAAAACTATACTAGAAACAAGAAAGAATATGAAATGTTACCTATTCAAGAACTAATCTAATATAAAAACAAAAGGTATCTAAATGACTACTCTTATTACTCGTTTTGAAAAATGGAATTATCAAGCTCAATATCAAATATTTAACAAATTGTATACACATACAGCAAAAACAGAATGGATTAGAGGTCCTGCATTTATTGCATTCGGCACATCTCTTGCAGTAAGAGCTGTCCTTCTAACTGCTTCTGTTGGTGACTTAACAATCAATGGCTTTAGGCTTACCCTTAATCCTTATCAATCCTCAGAACAGAGGCAACGCGGATGGACTCTTCTTAATAAAGTTCCTTCGCAATTTACTTGGGATTTGATTGGAGCTTCTTTAGCTATGTTAATAATAAATTCTGTTAGAGTCGCCTTTGATACAGAATATTATATACTGTCGTGTGCAGAGCATTCAAAAGTAGATTGGATTCACGCCGAAGCAGGTACAATGGATAGCCAAACCTACGAACGTGAGTCAAACTGTGCTACGGGAAGAGCTAAAACAGGTCGAGAAAAGTGGAAAAATAGTCAGGGAATAGCCCCTTGATGAATTAAAGGTATCTAAATGACTACTCCTATTACTCGTTTTGAAAAATGGAATTATCAAGCTCAATGTCA includes:
- the sdhA gene encoding succinate dehydrogenase flavoprotein subunit, coding for MSKRKMGKEVIVVGGGLAGLSAAMKLAEKGCHVKIVSVTKVKRSHSVCAQGGINAAMNLKNEEDSPFIHAYDTIKGGDFLADQPPVLEMCLAAPGIIRMMERFGCPFNRTLEGNLDFRRFGGTLYHRTAFCGASTGQQLLYALDEQVRRYEVQGRIEKFETHEFMRLVLDNEGRARGIVLMDLFNLELSVLKADAVVFGTGGPGLIFKKSTNSTFCSGAANGRLFKQGMYYANGEFIQIHPTAIPAEDKMRLISESSRGEGGRIWVWGDSSKTIANAEGKTLPCGETGKPWYFLEELYPAFGNLVPRDIGAREILRVCEMGLGIDQKMQVYLDVSHLSEKIQHKIASVLDIYEKFTGDDPHKVPMRIFPAVHYSMGGAWVDWPAADDPDRLQRFRQMTNIPGCFNVGESEFQYHGANRLGANSLLSCIFSGLVAGIEVPRYLDTLEHSYGNIPTTIFSQALQEEEAFKQDLMQRNGPENVHQLHEELSDVLIKYVTVKRNNEDLTKAIEAIKEIRKRYQNICLDDKGTCLNQTYVFANQFSYMLEIALVITKGALLRDEFRGAHYKPEFPHRDDENWLKTTIAAYQDIEPEISYRPVDLRYLKPIGRDYSKAKKVIPEFENVPTNIVLPL
- the sdhB gene encoding succinate dehydrogenase iron-sulfur subunit, whose product is MEKTFTLKVYRGIADQQYWEEFELELKPFFNITSALMQIQKCPINKKGEKVTPIAWEQGCLEEVCGSCSMLINGRPRQGCTALAHQLLQATGSSCITVAPLTKFPLMKDLVVDRTSMFENLKKVRAWIDVDDALDRGFGPKISPELQEAMYVLSTCMTCGCCTEACPQVNPNSQFMGPAPISQARLFNAHPVGKLAKADRLRPLMDESGISGCGNAQNCVRVCPKNIPLTESISVIGREVSKQALRDMVGLPDV
- a CDS encoding transposase — translated: MSKQGLNEEQFKILEPQMEKWVNRNHYGRKLAPWRPVVNTIFWVLRTGAPWKDAPGNKEFSHPSTAHAWLGRMQSAGFLDQFLEELLKIAEQLGCIDAQRLSVDGFFFQRTRRRRAC
- a CDS encoding transposase, with protein sequence MVFFSRGRGGGELVDYGYKGKGVTSHLLVEKSGRPLAITSTSASRDEKEQVIPLLSKVVPFIKKVWNQGKAPILEADKGYDSEQTRIDVLSYKVFPLIARKRNTKGYKIKGICYLEKQRWVVERTISWLKTGFRRLTVRWERKAVYWNGLLMFGLLGYWMNFLSRQVSLKQ